A stretch of Microbacterium sp. LWH3-1.2 DNA encodes these proteins:
- a CDS encoding acyltransferase family protein encodes MVDRASAQPDHSGFRADVQGLRAIAVASVLLYHAGLPFLPGGYIGVDVFFVISGFLITSHLLGQLERHGRLRFGEFYARRARRILPASFVVLIISVAAALIWYPPLLMKDLWAAAVATALYVPNYFFASANSDYLAESSNPSLFQHYWSLGVEEQFYLLWPALLALVWALVRSRRALVAVLIAVVAASFALCVWLTFAAQPWAFFSLPSRAWELGAGGLVAVLLQRRPAIAGERWAAPLGWAGIAAVAASVLFFSSETLFPGAAAALPVLGTAAVIAAGETWRGPTRMLSTRGMVFIGTISYSLYLIHWPAIVLPGTALPGELPLWTTLGIAVACVPVAWLLYRFVEDPVRRAPLLTKRRAHVTLVGALAGSLACLGLASAAYAVVDTRSLHAERAASSTVIVDAPRGTEFVPDNLAPALRDARDSLPELYQDGCMRGSRATDAEGCVYGDPAAPRIVLLGDSHAAQWFPALEGFATSAGYSVEVHTKSSCPAADIESLRRGAPFPQCPEWRDAVIDRINASPPALVLLATFTDPELAPGVEDDAKTWAAAFGRTLDAIDAPVAMMADTPDMREDPAPCLSAHLSDTGACAQHRTVALAGPAREGEATATAERGVPLVDLNEYLCGVEACPPILGNTLVYRDSHHLTAEISADLAVVLGRALQPLLPPGAGG; translated from the coding sequence GTGGTGGACCGAGCAAGCGCCCAGCCCGACCACTCGGGTTTTCGCGCCGATGTGCAAGGACTGCGTGCGATCGCGGTCGCGTCGGTCCTGCTCTACCACGCGGGGCTGCCGTTCCTCCCGGGTGGCTACATCGGCGTCGACGTGTTCTTCGTCATCTCGGGCTTTCTCATCACGTCGCACCTGCTGGGGCAGCTCGAGCGCCATGGCCGGCTGAGGTTCGGAGAGTTCTACGCCCGACGGGCCCGCCGCATCCTGCCGGCATCGTTCGTCGTCCTGATCATCTCGGTCGCGGCGGCGCTCATCTGGTATCCGCCGCTGCTCATGAAGGACCTCTGGGCGGCGGCCGTCGCCACCGCGCTGTACGTGCCGAACTACTTCTTCGCTTCCGCGAACTCGGACTACCTGGCCGAGTCGTCGAATCCGTCGCTGTTCCAGCACTACTGGTCGCTGGGGGTCGAGGAGCAGTTCTATCTGCTCTGGCCGGCGCTGCTCGCACTGGTCTGGGCTCTGGTCCGCTCGCGACGGGCGCTGGTCGCCGTGCTCATCGCGGTGGTCGCTGCCTCGTTCGCACTCTGCGTGTGGCTTACGTTCGCCGCGCAGCCGTGGGCGTTCTTCTCGCTGCCCTCGCGCGCGTGGGAGCTCGGCGCGGGCGGGCTCGTCGCCGTGCTGCTGCAGCGGCGGCCCGCGATCGCAGGGGAGCGATGGGCGGCGCCCCTCGGGTGGGCGGGGATCGCTGCCGTGGCCGCATCCGTCCTCTTCTTCTCGTCCGAGACGCTCTTCCCGGGTGCGGCGGCGGCGCTGCCCGTGCTCGGCACGGCGGCGGTGATCGCGGCGGGTGAGACGTGGCGCGGACCGACACGGATGCTGTCGACCCGCGGCATGGTGTTCATCGGGACGATCTCGTACTCGTTGTATCTCATCCACTGGCCGGCGATCGTGCTGCCCGGCACCGCGCTTCCGGGGGAGCTGCCGCTGTGGACGACACTCGGCATCGCGGTCGCGTGCGTGCCGGTGGCGTGGCTGCTGTACCGGTTCGTCGAGGATCCGGTGCGCCGCGCGCCGCTGCTCACCAAGCGGCGTGCGCATGTCACGCTGGTCGGCGCGCTCGCCGGCTCGCTCGCGTGCCTGGGCCTCGCGAGCGCGGCGTACGCGGTGGTCGACACGCGTTCGCTGCACGCGGAGCGCGCGGCCTCGAGCACCGTCATCGTCGATGCCCCGCGCGGCACCGAGTTCGTGCCCGACAACCTCGCGCCTGCGCTGCGGGACGCCCGCGACAGCCTTCCCGAGCTCTACCAGGACGGCTGTATGCGGGGCAGCAGGGCCACGGATGCAGAGGGCTGCGTCTACGGGGATCCCGCGGCGCCCCGCATCGTGCTCCTGGGCGATTCGCACGCCGCGCAGTGGTTCCCCGCGCTCGAGGGCTTCGCCACGTCGGCCGGGTACTCGGTCGAGGTCCACACGAAGAGCTCCTGCCCGGCGGCCGACATCGAATCGCTGCGCCGGGGTGCGCCCTTCCCGCAGTGCCCCGAATGGCGCGATGCCGTGATCGACCGCATCAACGCTTCGCCTCCTGCCCTGGTGCTCCTGGCGACCTTCACCGACCCGGAGCTCGCGCCGGGCGTCGAGGACGACGCGAAGACATGGGCGGCGGCGTTCGGTCGTACGCTCGACGCGATCGACGCGCCCGTCGCGATGATGGCCGACACCCCCGATATGCGGGAGGACCCGGCACCGTGCCTGTCGGCGCACCTCTCCGACACCGGGGCGTGTGCCCAGCACCGGACGGTCGCGCTGGCCGGGCCGGCCCGCGAGGGCGAGGCGACGGCCACCGCCGAGCGCGGCGTCCCCCTCGTCGACCTCAACGAGTACTTGTGCGGCGTCGAGGCGTGTCCGCCCATCCTCGGCAACACGCTCGTGTACCGGGACTCGCATCACCTCACCGCGGAGATCAGCGCCGACCTGGCCGTCGTGCTCGGCCGGGCCTTGCAGCCGCTGCTGCCTCCAGGCGCGGGCGGTTGA
- a CDS encoding alpha-amylase family protein yields the protein MKITDTSDLWWKSAIVYCLDVETYMDADGDGTGDMQGLAQRIDYLAQLGVTCLWLMPFYPTPDRDDGYDITDFYGVDPRLGNHGELVEVIRTANDRGMRVIVDLVVNHTSDRHPWFLKAKRSVNSPYRDYYVWRDDPPPKGQKNSVFPGEAKGVWTQDEASGQWYQHSFYEHQPDLNIANPVVRDELARVIGFWLQLGVAGFRVDAVPFLLELPKGTQIPDPHELLRDFRRFLQRRSSEAILLGEVNLPYDQQVQYFGGAEVNELSMQFDFIGMQAFYLALARKDPAPLVEALASRPDLPEDVQWANFLRNHDELTLDKLSDDEREEVFEAFAPDEKQRVYGRGITRRLPPMLGDPRRIRMAYSLMFTLPGTPVLFYGEEIGMGENAEIPGRSAVRTPMQWTGEKNGGFSSAPPSRLIAQPPGDGYAPEHVNAAAQIKDRDSLLHFFRDLMSRYRISPELGWGAFEVLEQPVPAILTHSLSADVGRMIAIHNFADVPATTRFIVDGEPEGTCLVDLLGSHRIELDGRGGLELEVPAYGYRWLRVSRPGDGRVS from the coding sequence ATGAAGATCACCGACACGAGCGACCTGTGGTGGAAGAGCGCCATCGTCTACTGCCTCGACGTCGAGACGTACATGGACGCTGACGGCGACGGGACCGGCGACATGCAGGGCCTCGCCCAGCGCATCGACTACCTCGCGCAGCTGGGCGTGACGTGCCTGTGGCTGATGCCCTTCTACCCGACCCCCGACCGCGACGACGGGTACGACATCACGGACTTCTACGGGGTCGATCCGCGGCTCGGCAACCACGGCGAGCTCGTCGAGGTGATCCGCACCGCCAACGACCGCGGCATGCGGGTGATCGTGGACCTCGTCGTGAACCACACGTCCGACCGGCATCCGTGGTTCCTGAAGGCGAAGCGGAGCGTGAACTCGCCCTACCGGGACTACTACGTGTGGCGCGACGATCCTCCGCCGAAGGGGCAGAAGAACTCCGTGTTCCCGGGCGAGGCGAAGGGCGTCTGGACCCAGGACGAGGCGTCGGGGCAGTGGTACCAGCACAGCTTCTACGAGCACCAGCCCGACCTCAACATCGCGAACCCCGTCGTGCGCGACGAACTGGCGAGGGTGATCGGCTTCTGGCTGCAGCTGGGTGTGGCCGGTTTCCGTGTCGACGCGGTCCCCTTCTTGCTCGAGCTGCCGAAGGGCACCCAGATCCCCGATCCGCACGAGCTCCTGCGGGACTTCCGGCGCTTCCTGCAGCGCCGCTCGAGCGAGGCGATCCTGCTCGGCGAGGTGAACCTGCCGTACGACCAGCAGGTGCAGTACTTCGGGGGTGCGGAGGTGAACGAGCTGTCGATGCAGTTCGACTTCATCGGGATGCAGGCGTTCTACCTGGCTCTCGCCCGCAAGGATCCTGCGCCGCTCGTCGAGGCGCTGGCGTCACGGCCCGACCTTCCCGAGGACGTGCAGTGGGCGAACTTCCTGCGCAACCACGACGAGCTGACGCTCGACAAGTTGTCCGACGACGAACGGGAGGAGGTGTTCGAAGCCTTCGCGCCGGACGAGAAGCAGCGCGTCTACGGCCGTGGCATCACGCGCCGGCTGCCTCCGATGCTCGGCGACCCGCGGCGTATCCGCATGGCGTACAGCTTGATGTTCACCCTCCCGGGCACACCGGTGCTGTTCTACGGCGAGGAGATCGGGATGGGCGAGAACGCCGAGATCCCGGGGCGGAGCGCCGTGCGCACGCCGATGCAATGGACGGGCGAGAAGAACGGCGGCTTCTCGTCGGCGCCCCCGTCGCGGCTGATCGCGCAGCCGCCGGGCGACGGCTACGCGCCCGAGCACGTCAACGCCGCCGCCCAGATCAAGGACCGCGATTCGCTGCTGCACTTCTTCCGCGACCTGATGTCGCGCTACCGGATCTCGCCGGAGCTCGGGTGGGGAGCCTTCGAGGTGCTCGAGCAGCCGGTGCCGGCGATCCTCACGCACTCACTCAGCGCCGATGTCGGTCGGATGATCGCGATCCACAACTTCGCCGACGTGCCCGCGACGACGCGATTCATCGTGGATGGGGAGCCCGAAGGCACCTGCCTGGTCGACCTGCTGGGCTCGCACCGCATCGAGCTCGATGGACGGGGAGGCCTGGAGCTCGAGGTGCCGGCCTACGGCTACCGATGGCTGCGAGTGTCGCGGCCGGGCGACGGTCGGGTGTCGTAG
- the msrA gene encoding peptide-methionine (S)-S-oxide reductase MsrA, translating to MTSGPFDTGEITRTPGTETAVLAGGCFWGMEDLIRRQPGVLDTRVGYTGGENAHATYRKHPGHAEAVEIVFDPTKTSYRDILAFFFQIHDPSTLNRQGNDIGSSYRSAIFPLSPEQAEVARDTIADVDASGLWPGEAVTTIEPAGPFWEAEPEHQDYLIRIPNGYTCHFPRAGWVLPKRADATA from the coding sequence ATGACCAGCGGTCCCTTCGACACCGGCGAGATCACCCGCACCCCCGGCACCGAGACGGCAGTCCTCGCCGGCGGCTGTTTCTGGGGCATGGAGGACCTCATCCGCCGCCAGCCCGGGGTGCTCGACACCCGTGTCGGCTACACCGGCGGCGAGAACGCGCACGCGACCTACCGCAAGCACCCCGGTCACGCAGAGGCGGTGGAGATCGTCTTCGACCCCACGAAGACCTCGTACCGCGACATCCTGGCGTTCTTCTTCCAGATCCACGATCCGTCGACCCTGAACCGTCAGGGCAACGACATCGGCTCCAGTTACCGCTCGGCGATCTTCCCGCTCTCGCCTGAGCAGGCCGAGGTCGCGCGCGACACCATCGCCGACGTCGACGCTTCGGGTCTCTGGCCAGGCGAGGCAGTCACCACGATCGAGCCCGCGGGCCCGTTCTGGGAGGCCGAGCCCGAGCACCAGGACTACCTGATCCGCATCCCGAACGGCTATACGTGCCACTTCCCGCGGGCCGGCTGGGTGCTCCCCAAGCGGGCCGACGCGACGGCGTAG
- a CDS encoding NAD(P)-dependent alcohol dehydrogenase: protein MRAVVYERYGSPEQLQVRDVPRPVPGAGEALVEVVATSVNLSDWEGLHGSPAYARLGGLFRPRRRILGSDIAGRIAAVGEGVTRFAIGDEVFGDIMPRYGGFAEFVAVPESALARKPAQLSFAEASALPQAAAIATHAVALAEPGSRMLLNGAGGGSGSLAMQLATQKGVHVTAVDNAGKLDFLRTLGAEAVIDYRRGDFARGGPYDLIVDLVARRSVFAYARALAKGGRCVMVGGTGRALIRMLTAGALLGAVTGRHLGVLFVRQGPSAFVPVAERCAAGEVRVHIDRVFPLDQVPEALAWHGEGRALGKVVVAVRGE, encoded by the coding sequence ATGCGCGCGGTCGTGTACGAGCGGTACGGCTCGCCCGAGCAGCTCCAGGTGCGCGACGTCCCGCGGCCGGTGCCCGGGGCCGGCGAGGCGCTCGTCGAGGTCGTGGCGACGTCGGTGAACCTCTCGGACTGGGAAGGGCTGCACGGAAGTCCCGCCTACGCGCGCCTGGGCGGGCTGTTCCGGCCGCGGCGCCGGATCCTCGGATCCGACATCGCCGGCCGCATCGCGGCCGTCGGCGAAGGCGTGACGCGGTTCGCGATCGGCGACGAGGTGTTCGGCGACATCATGCCTCGCTACGGCGGGTTCGCCGAATTCGTCGCCGTGCCCGAGTCGGCGCTCGCCCGGAAGCCGGCGCAGCTGTCGTTCGCCGAGGCATCCGCTCTTCCCCAGGCAGCCGCGATCGCGACGCACGCCGTCGCGCTGGCGGAGCCGGGCTCACGGATGCTGCTCAACGGCGCCGGCGGAGGCTCGGGGAGTCTCGCGATGCAGCTCGCGACACAGAAGGGCGTGCACGTGACGGCGGTCGACAACGCCGGCAAGCTCGACTTCCTCCGCACGCTCGGCGCGGAGGCGGTCATCGACTACCGACGCGGGGACTTCGCCCGTGGCGGCCCGTACGACCTCATCGTAGATCTCGTCGCGCGCCGTTCCGTGTTCGCCTATGCGCGTGCGCTCGCGAAGGGCGGCCGGTGCGTGATGGTCGGTGGCACGGGACGGGCGCTGATACGGATGCTGACTGCCGGCGCGCTGCTCGGAGCCGTCACCGGCAGGCACTTGGGCGTGCTGTTCGTGCGCCAGGGCCCCTCGGCGTTCGTGCCGGTCGCGGAGCGGTGTGCGGCCGGGGAGGTGAGGGTGCACATCGACCGCGTGTTCCCGCTCGACCAGGTCCCCGAAGCGCTTGCGTGGCACGGCGAGGGCCGCGCGCTCGGCAAAGTCGTGGTTGCGGTGCGCGGGGAATGA
- a CDS encoding lytic transglycosylase domain-containing protein, whose amino-acid sequence MRSPTSIPPARRTLRRAERRLRRRPVLVAATLAVGVLATAAFSTATPASQAEASGSLTNFALASYSPVSVTAETAAAPSAFETTVADADAAMTAASTVSSDIAASGLDVGTPDTTVDTTDLEDAIAQLKRAQSLPAQYTTDVTDAVTALTASVNEQAHGLRGKLDAAIALKAQREAEEKARKEAEAAAAAKAAEEAAAAKKSTTPRSSGGGAPVFATGGAVGGTSPADAQATARSMIGGYGWGDDQFGCLVSLWNKESGWNYQAYNKSSGAYGIPQALPGSKMGSAGADWQTNPATQIAWGLGYISGRYGSPCGAWSHSQSTGWY is encoded by the coding sequence ATGCGCTCCCCCACGTCGATTCCGCCCGCCCGCCGCACTCTCCGCCGCGCCGAACGCCGCCTCCGCCGCCGCCCGGTGCTGGTCGCGGCGACGCTCGCCGTCGGCGTGCTGGCCACCGCCGCGTTCAGCACGGCGACCCCCGCATCGCAGGCCGAGGCATCCGGTTCGCTGACGAACTTCGCGCTGGCGTCCTACTCCCCGGTCTCCGTCACCGCCGAGACCGCCGCGGCACCGAGCGCGTTCGAGACGACCGTCGCCGATGCCGACGCCGCGATGACCGCGGCGTCGACCGTGTCGTCCGACATCGCCGCGTCGGGTCTCGACGTCGGCACACCCGACACGACGGTGGACACCACCGACCTCGAGGACGCCATCGCGCAGTTGAAGCGTGCGCAGTCGCTCCCGGCCCAGTACACGACGGACGTCACGGATGCCGTGACCGCTCTCACCGCCTCGGTCAACGAGCAGGCGCACGGCCTGCGCGGCAAGCTCGACGCCGCGATCGCCCTCAAGGCGCAGCGCGAGGCGGAGGAGAAGGCCCGCAAGGAGGCCGAGGCCGCCGCGGCCGCCAAGGCCGCCGAAGAGGCCGCCGCGGCCAAGAAGTCGACGACGCCGCGTTCGTCCGGCGGGGGCGCACCCGTGTTCGCCACCGGCGGCGCCGTGGGGGGCACCAGCCCGGCCGACGCGCAGGCGACCGCACGCTCGATGATCGGAGGCTACGGGTGGGGCGACGACCAGTTCGGCTGCCTCGTGTCGCTGTGGAACAAGGAGTCGGGCTGGAACTACCAGGCCTACAACAAGTCCAGCGGTGCCTACGGCATCCCCCAGGCTCTCCCCGGCAGCAAGATGGGCAGCGCCGGCGCCGACTGGCAGACCAACCCCGCGACGCAGATCGCCTGGGGCCTCGGCTACATCTCGGGCCGCTACGGCAGCCCGTGCGGCGCGTGGAGCCACTCGCAGTCGACCGGCTGGTACTGA
- the gnd gene encoding phosphogluconate dehydrogenase (NAD(+)-dependent, decarboxylating), producing MQLGMVGLGRMGGNIVRRLMRDGHECVAYDVSTDAVSAIADEGAVGSDSLADLVSKLEAPRAVWLMIPAGLTGKVVDELAGLLDEGDIIIDGGNSNYRDDVRRAAALRETGILYVDVGTSGGVFGLERGYCLMVGGPDDAFARLEPILRTIAPGSGEVERTPGRVGDFAPEELGYLHCGPSGAGHFVKMVHNGIEYGVMAALAEGLNILEHADAGVQEAEHSAEVAPLEEPEFYQFTIDTPKVAELWRRGSVISSWLLDLTAAALQGNPTLDGLAGRVSDSGEGRWTVKAAVDTGVPAPVLAASLFERFASRDEDHFANQVLSAMRLQFGGHQELPAGDVLEAGSRKSESSSSGLSETAADAS from the coding sequence ATGCAACTGGGAATGGTGGGCCTCGGCCGGATGGGTGGCAACATCGTCCGGCGCCTGATGCGGGACGGGCACGAGTGCGTCGCGTACGACGTCAGCACCGACGCCGTGTCCGCCATCGCGGATGAGGGCGCCGTCGGATCCGACAGCCTCGCCGATCTCGTCAGCAAGCTCGAGGCGCCGCGTGCGGTCTGGCTCATGATCCCAGCCGGACTGACAGGCAAAGTCGTCGACGAACTCGCCGGGCTGCTCGATGAGGGCGACATCATCATCGACGGCGGGAACTCGAACTACCGCGACGACGTGCGACGCGCGGCCGCATTGCGGGAGACCGGCATCCTCTACGTCGACGTCGGAACGAGCGGCGGCGTGTTCGGCCTCGAGCGCGGATACTGCCTCATGGTGGGCGGACCTGACGACGCGTTCGCACGCCTCGAGCCGATCCTGCGCACCATCGCGCCGGGCAGCGGCGAGGTCGAGCGCACGCCGGGCCGCGTGGGGGACTTCGCCCCCGAGGAGCTCGGCTATCTGCACTGCGGACCGTCCGGTGCGGGCCACTTCGTGAAGATGGTGCACAACGGCATCGAGTACGGCGTGATGGCGGCGCTCGCCGAGGGCCTCAACATTCTCGAGCACGCGGACGCCGGGGTTCAGGAGGCCGAGCACTCGGCCGAGGTCGCCCCGCTCGAGGAACCGGAGTTCTACCAGTTCACGATCGACACCCCGAAGGTGGCGGAGCTGTGGCGCCGCGGCTCGGTGATCTCGTCGTGGCTGCTCGATCTGACCGCGGCGGCGCTCCAGGGCAACCCGACGCTCGACGGTCTCGCCGGGCGCGTGTCGGATTCCGGCGAAGGTCGCTGGACGGTCAAGGCCGCCGTGGACACGGGTGTTCCCGCACCGGTGCTCGCGGCGTCGCTCTTCGAGCGTTTCGCGTCTCGCGACGAGGACCATTTCGCCAACCAGGTGCTCTCTGCGATGCGTCTGCAGTTCGGCGGACACCAGGAGCTGCCCGCGGGCGACGTGCTGGAAGCGGGCTCGCGCAAGTCCGAGTCGTCGAGCAGCGGCCTGTCGGAGACGGCCGCAGACGCGTCGTGA
- a CDS encoding SulP family inorganic anion transporter: MSTVAPSADRYRSEPTVRQALRRPRLLTREVIAGLVVALALIPEAIAFSVVAGVDPRVGLFSSFVLAVVIAFTGGRPAMITAAAGAVALVIAPVAREYGSDYLIITIALAGVIQVLLAVLGVAKLMRFIPRSVMVGFVNALAILIFLSQMPQLVDVPWAVYVLVVVGLGILFVWPRITRAVPAPLIAIVVLTVVVVVFGLAAVPNVADQGELPRSLPELLLPNVPLTWETVQIVAPYAFAAALVGLLESLMTAKLVDDVTDSHSRKTREAWGLGVANVASAFFGGTGGCAMIGQTMINVKTSGGRTRISTFLAGVWVLVLVVALGDIVGLIPMAALVAVMIAVSVMTFDWHSVRPSTLTRMPLSETLVMLVTVVATVWTHNLAVGVVLGVLAAMVLFARRVAHFTTVTREVDGETARYRVDGELFFASSNDLTTQFDYSADPPHVVIDLSRTHVWDASTVAALDAIVTKYEARGTTVALEGMTDAAARFHGRLSGKLGSA, from the coding sequence GTGTCCACCGTCGCCCCATCCGCCGATCGCTACCGCAGCGAGCCGACCGTGCGGCAGGCGCTTCGCCGGCCGCGTCTGCTCACCCGCGAGGTCATCGCCGGACTCGTCGTGGCGCTCGCCCTCATCCCCGAGGCGATCGCCTTCTCGGTCGTCGCGGGCGTCGATCCGCGGGTGGGGCTGTTCTCATCGTTCGTGCTCGCGGTCGTCATCGCGTTCACCGGTGGGCGCCCGGCGATGATCACCGCCGCAGCGGGCGCGGTCGCGCTCGTCATCGCGCCGGTCGCGCGCGAGTACGGCTCCGACTACCTCATCATCACGATCGCGCTGGCCGGCGTGATCCAGGTGCTGCTCGCGGTGCTCGGCGTCGCGAAGCTCATGAGGTTCATCCCGCGCAGTGTGATGGTCGGCTTCGTCAACGCCCTCGCGATCCTCATCTTCCTCTCGCAGATGCCGCAGCTCGTCGACGTCCCCTGGGCGGTGTACGTGCTCGTCGTGGTGGGGCTCGGCATCCTCTTCGTCTGGCCGCGGATCACTCGCGCAGTGCCGGCGCCGCTCATCGCGATCGTGGTGTTGACGGTGGTCGTCGTGGTGTTCGGGCTCGCGGCGGTGCCGAACGTCGCAGATCAGGGGGAGCTGCCCCGAAGCCTTCCGGAGCTCCTCCTCCCGAACGTGCCCCTCACGTGGGAGACGGTCCAGATCGTCGCGCCCTACGCCTTCGCCGCCGCGCTCGTCGGCCTGCTCGAGTCGCTCATGACCGCGAAGCTCGTCGACGACGTCACCGACAGCCACTCGCGCAAGACCCGCGAGGCATGGGGGCTCGGCGTGGCGAACGTCGCGTCCGCCTTCTTCGGCGGCACGGGCGGCTGCGCGATGATCGGGCAGACCATGATCAATGTCAAGACCTCGGGAGGTCGCACCCGCATCTCGACATTCCTCGCCGGCGTATGGGTGCTGGTCCTCGTGGTGGCCCTCGGCGACATCGTCGGCCTCATCCCGATGGCGGCTCTCGTGGCCGTCATGATCGCGGTGTCGGTGATGACCTTCGACTGGCACAGCGTCCGTCCTTCGACACTGACGCGGATGCCGCTCAGCGAGACCCTCGTGATGCTCGTCACCGTCGTGGCCACAGTGTGGACCCACAACCTGGCCGTCGGAGTGGTCCTGGGCGTGCTGGCCGCGATGGTGCTGTTCGCGCGCCGCGTCGCGCACTTCACGACCGTCACCCGCGAGGTCGATGGCGAGACCGCCCGCTACCGCGTCGACGGCGAGCTCTTCTTCGCGTCGAGCAACGACCTGACCACGCAGTTCGACTACTCCGCCGACCCGCCGCACGTCGTGATCGACCTCTCCCGCACGCACGTGTGGGACGCCTCGACGGTCGCCGCCCTCGACGCGATCGTCACGAAGTACGAGGCGCGCGGCACGACGGTCGCCCTCGAGGGCATGACGGATGCTGCGGCCCGCTTCCACGGCCGCCTCAGCGGGAAGCTCGGCTCGGCCTGA
- a CDS encoding DUF2200 domain-containing protein, with the protein MHRIFSISFASVYPLYVTKVEKKGRTAEELDQVIEWLTGFDDARLKQHIDEHTTFEDFFADADLNPNASLITGVICGMRVEEIEDPLMQRIRYLDKLVDELARGKSMEKILRTA; encoded by the coding sequence ATGCACCGGATCTTCTCGATCAGCTTCGCCTCGGTCTACCCGCTGTACGTGACGAAGGTCGAGAAGAAGGGGCGCACGGCCGAGGAGCTCGACCAGGTCATCGAATGGCTCACGGGATTCGACGATGCCCGGCTGAAGCAGCACATCGACGAGCACACGACCTTCGAGGACTTCTTCGCGGACGCCGACCTCAACCCGAACGCCTCGCTCATCACGGGAGTCATCTGCGGCATGCGCGTCGAGGAGATCGAGGACCCGCTGATGCAGAGGATCCGTTACCTCGACAAGCTCGTCGACGAGCTCGCTCGTGGCAAGTCGATGGAGAAGATCCTCCGCACCGCCTGA
- the msrB gene encoding peptide-methionine (R)-S-oxide reductase MsrB — protein sequence MSNEYRKTPEALSRLTDTQYRVTQEDGTEPAFRNAYWNNHEPGIYVDVVSGQPLFSSTDKYDSGTGWPSFTQPIEPDAVSTKKDWKLLLPRTEVRSSGADSHLGHVFPDGPRRAGGLRYCMNSAALRFVPASSLEDEGYGAYRHLFTTENQEHSS from the coding sequence GTGAGCAACGAGTACCGCAAGACCCCCGAGGCGCTGAGCCGCCTCACCGACACCCAGTACCGCGTCACGCAGGAGGACGGCACCGAGCCGGCCTTCCGCAACGCGTACTGGAACAACCACGAGCCCGGCATCTACGTCGACGTCGTCTCAGGCCAACCGCTCTTCTCATCGACCGACAAGTACGACAGCGGAACCGGATGGCCGAGCTTCACCCAGCCGATCGAGCCCGACGCCGTGTCGACCAAGAAGGACTGGAAGCTGCTCCTGCCGCGCACCGAGGTGCGCTCGTCGGGCGCCGACAGCCATCTGGGTCACGTCTTCCCCGACGGCCCACGCCGGGCCGGCGGCCTGAGATACTGCATGAATTCGGCCGCACTGCGCTTCGTGCCCGCCTCGTCGCTCGAGGACGAGGGCTACGGCGCCTACCGCCACCTCTTCACCACCGAGAACCAGGAGCACTCATCATGA
- a CDS encoding GyrI-like domain-containing protein, producing MNKLDLKKSIGAYAAPRGSFEIVEVPPMRYLMIDGHGDPNTSQAYGHAVAAVFSVAYKLKFLSKGELGRDYVVMPLEGLWWSDDMSAFTSERDKSRWSWTMMSLVPEWLDARHFERARDAAAAKGGPPALDRLRLAELAEGRCVQTLHVGSYDDEAPVLAEMHERFIPEAGLRMRGLHHEIYLADPRRSAPEKLRTILRQPVETAG from the coding sequence GTGAACAAGCTCGATCTGAAAAAATCGATCGGGGCGTACGCCGCACCGCGGGGGTCGTTCGAGATCGTCGAGGTGCCGCCGATGCGGTATCTCATGATCGATGGCCACGGCGACCCCAACACGTCGCAGGCGTACGGGCACGCCGTGGCCGCCGTGTTCAGCGTCGCCTACAAGCTCAAGTTCCTGAGCAAGGGCGAGCTCGGCCGTGACTACGTCGTGATGCCGCTCGAGGGCCTCTGGTGGTCCGACGACATGTCGGCGTTCACGTCGGAGCGTGACAAGTCACGGTGGAGCTGGACGATGATGAGCCTCGTCCCGGAGTGGCTCGATGCCAGACACTTCGAGCGCGCCCGGGACGCGGCGGCGGCGAAAGGCGGCCCTCCCGCCCTCGATCGACTGCGCCTCGCGGAGCTCGCCGAGGGCCGGTGCGTGCAGACCCTGCACGTCGGGTCGTACGACGACGAGGCGCCGGTGCTCGCCGAAATGCACGAGCGCTTCATTCCCGAGGCCGGTCTGCGCATGCGGGGCCTGCACCACGAGATCTACCTCGCCGATCCCCGCCGCTCGGCCCCCGAGAAGCTCCGCACGATCCTGCGTCAGCCCGTCGAAACGGCGGGGTAG